The Lolium rigidum isolate FL_2022 chromosome 2, APGP_CSIRO_Lrig_0.1, whole genome shotgun sequence genomic interval TAACTCCGAAGAGAATGATAACCTCCAGATAGATGCATTGTCCCTCCCAAAACCAGCTTGTGGCGGACGTGCTTTGGTTGAGCCCATCATTGTTAACGAGAAGGTAAAGCTGTCTCCTGCCATCATGGAAATGATCGGCGCAACAATGGCTGGTCTGGACAACGGGCACCTTCCTCTGATGTCGACCGAGGGTTCCGGGGGAGTCTATTTCATGCCGGATCCCTTGGGCCAGCGCAACGTCGCAGTTTTCAAGCCTATCGACGAGGAACCGATGGCAGAGAATAACCCTAGGGGGTTTCCTCTGTCAGTCGATGGCGAGGGGTTGAAAAGAGGGACACGGGTAGGGGAAGGTGCATTGAGGGAGGTTGCAGCGTATGTTCTCGACCATCCTGTTGATGGGTCCAAATCTTGTGATTCTATTGGATTTTCGGGCGTACCTCCCACAGCGTTGGTCCATTGTTTGCACATGGGTAAAGGGTTTAAGATCGGATCACTGCAAATGTTTGTGGAGAATCATGGAAGCTGTGAGGACATGGGCCCTCGAGATTTCCCCGTTCAGGAGGTTCAGAAGATTGCCGTGTTAGATATCAGGTTAGCGAATGCCGATCGTCACGCTGGCAACGTGCTAGTGTGCCGAGATGCAGAAGATGACCTGAAGTTGGTGCCGATTGACCATGGGTACTGCTTGCCGGAAAAGGTGCGCGATAGTTGCAACTATGTATTTTTACTGTTTATCTCTCTCAATTGTTATAATCAGATTCATTGAAATGTTGGTCCAATGCAGTTTGAAGATTGTACCTTCGAGTGGCTCTACTGGCCCCAATCCCGCGAGCCCTTCAGTGATGAAACCACATCATACATTGCATCGCTAGATGCTGGCAAAGACATCGCGCTTCTCAAGTTCTATGGTTGGAACCTGCCTCCCCAGTGCGCCCGAGTTCTGTATATCAGCACCATGCTTCTGAAGAAGGGCGCGCAGAGGGGCCTCACGCCTTATGACGTGGGCAGCATCATGTGCAGGAAAACTGTCAAGAGGGAGTCTGGAATCGAGGTCATCATCAACGAAGCGGAGGATGCTGTGCTTCCAGGAACTAGCGAAGAAACTTTCATGGAGGCCGTATCGGAGGTCATGGACCGTCACCTTGATGACATGCTGTCAAAGCTTAAGCAGAACAAGTGATCAGTTCGTATGTATCCGCTTGTAAATATTTGTTTTCACTAAATAATAATAACAACAAGTGATCAGTTCGTATGTATCCACTTGTAAATATTTGTTTTCACTAAATAATAATGATGGGGTGTTTGTACTTCGAAACGTTGGATAAATTTTACATGAACTTCTGTTGTGAATATAATGCATGTGACAAGAAAGGCTTTAGTAGAATAGCAGAACCATTCAATTGTACTTCACCCTAATAATAATGGGGCTGTTTGAACTTTGAAGACGTTGAACAAGTTTTACATGAACTTTTTGTTGTGAATATAATGTGACAAGAAAGGCTTGCTAGAGTCCAAATTGTTGCCTATGTCTTGCCTGTTTTCAGAGTCTCTCATTCTGTCCTATGATTCTCTATGAATGAATGTGTATTTAGGCAGCAACTTTGCTTTTAAATATGTGAAATTAAAGGTTGCTAGGATGATTTGTGACGCTACTTCATTTTCCTAAACATTCCTACTGCAGTTTGTTTAGGCAAAATGCCGGTGTCAGTCTGGAAGGGAAGGACTGGCATGATGTATCCCTGAGAATTCTAGGAGAGGTTAAGCTTGCATTTTTTTTTGCTGACTTCCAAACGGATTTCAACTTTTCACGCTCATACCAGCGGGAGATAaaaacaatcaactttctttaggtTGGCAAAGCGTGACAGTAAACCACACTGCAAGATTTTGTGTGCAACTGTAGCTCTTTTCATTATGCAAAGTGTTCTAACTAAGGCCGTTTTAAGAAAATAACATCGACATTTCACCAAAAATAACTTAAATGCAAGGATCATAAGCACTTGAAAACTTTCATGTTAATACTTTTCCAGCATGATCTTggaagtcctcaacaaaatgaatATAATAGGCATATGATAGGAGAAAGGACAAAACTATTTGCTATGAGCACAGAACAATATCACCACAAAGATAAAATGTTCGATTTCGAAATTTCCTTTCATCGGGTGTTCCACTTCTTCTACAGGGAACAGCGTATTTGATTAAAGCAGCAGGCAGCACTGAGAGGGTACCTGCAACAAGGTAAAATGTCACCAAAGTTCAAACTAAAACGTGCATAATCAGGAAAATAGATGGTATCCCTCCGTTCACTATTATAAgctattttagttttttttcttctgcaaaatggatgtatctatatgCGTTTCAATGTGTAGGTTCACTCATTTCAGTCCATATCTAGTCCACACTAAACTATCCAAagtctaaaacatcttataatagtgaacagagggagtaggtaATAAACCTTGACTCCTTGAGGCAGAGAATAGGAAAACCAACTGTCCACCATCCAAAGAAGTCTAAGCATATGCTTGTAAACTCAAATTATTTAACAGTTTCTTGGTCTAACAAAAGATAACGTTCTTGGTTTCTTTCTTAACAAACCCAAAAGGGATGTATTACACTGAAACAAGTCACCGTTCCAAGCTACAGCAAATTTATCCCAAATAACAGCCAAGAGGGAGTCTGGAATCAAAGTCATCGTCAAAGAAGCTGAGGATGGTGTGCTTCCAGGAACTAGCGAAGGAACTTTCCTGGAGACCGTATCAGAGGTCATGACCGTCACCTTGATAACATGCTGTCAACGCTTAAGCAGAATAAGCGATCAGTTCGTATGTATCCGCTGGTAAATATTATTTCTCACTAAATAATGATAATAATGAGGTTGTTTGAACTTTGAAACATTTGATAAATTTCACATGAACTTCTGTTGTGAATATAATGTGACAAAAAAAAGGCTTAAGTAGAATAGAAGATCCATTCCATTGCACTTCACGATAATAATGGGGTTGTTTGAACTTTGAAGCCGTTGAACAAAACACACGTGAACTTTTTCTTGTGAATATAATGTGACAAGAAAGGCTGGCTACCGTCCAACTTATTACCTATGTTTGCCTGTTTTCAGTATTTTGTCGCATTCAGTCCtatgaatgaatgtgtgtttatgCAGCAGCTATGTTTTTAAATAGGTCAAAATTAAGTTTGTGACGCTACTTCATTTGCTAGTAGTACATATATTTTACAATTGGTGCAGGCAGAGTGATAACTTTCCAACATTGTTCATAGGCCAGTGTTATGGGTGTATCCAGAAACTGGATTCATTTCCAGAACCTCCCTTTGCAAAGGTTGCAGACTGTCAGACTGCCATGACGTAACCCCCAGAATTGAAGGAAATGTTAAGATTGCATCGGTTTGCTCCTAGACGTACAGCGAGAGGGGGAAAAACAATCAATTTTCTTAGTTTGGCAAAGCGTGACAGTGAACCACACTGCAAGATTTTGGGTGCAAATGTAGCTCTTTTCATTGTGCAAGTTGTTCTAACTTATGCCGTTTTAAGCAAATAACATCGACATTTCACCAAAATTGACTCAATTGTAAGGATCATAAACACTTGAAAACATTCATGTTAATACGTTTCCAGCATGATCTTggaagtcctcaacaaaatgaatAAAGTAGACATATGATAGGAGAAAGGACAACACTATTTGCTACGAGCACAGAACAATATCATCACAAAGATAAAATGTTCGATTTCAAAAATCCCTATCATCGGATGTTCCACTTCTGCTCCAGGGAACTGCATATTCGATTTAAGCAGCAGGCAGCACTGAGAGGGTAACTGCAAACTGCAACAAGGTAAAACGTGTAGAATCAGGAAAGTAGATGGTAGTTAATAAACCTTGAGGCAGAGAATAACAATACCAACTGACCATCTAAGAAAGTCTAAGCATAATACTTGTATAGTCAAAATTACTTAACGGTTTCTTGGTCTAACAAAagatactgtttttggtttcttgctcGAATCAGCCCAGAAGTGGGGATGTACTTAACTGAAACAAGTCACCATTCCAAGTAACAGCAAAGTTATCCCAAATAACAGCTAAGTTGGGGTAATGAAATTTTTTTTTAAGAATAATCGGAGAATTAGACAGTTTGACATACCAGAAGAGACTAATACACTTCTCTAGGCACATTTACAGTACATATACTAGACTAAATTATGTAATAGTTAAGACCAATAAGCTAAATTAAGTAAGCACTCTTTTAACTGATAATAAGTGTCCATTTTACTGTGAGACATCAGTACACTGAACACTCCATGAAAATATGAGCTATTTGAATGGGACAGTAAATATAGGATAGGGAACAGTGAATTGCTCACAGGGTTAGATTTCAAACGTAGCATACAAAGCAAACATAATGTTCAGCTTATCTAACACCTGTCTGTAATTCTCAAAAGATCCAAACAGAAGAAAAATCACACTGATTTAAGAGTATCACTGTGACCACCAAGTACTAGGTAGGTAGTTCTCACGACTAGCATAATTATTATTCAAAGAAATAGCTACTTACTCTGTATGTAATCATCTGAGTATTCCTTTTCAATCTTTCCATGGGCCATGGCACCAACCTAGAATGATGTGCAAGGCAATATGAGAATATGCACAAGGAAGCAACCAAGGATAAAAATAAGTTATAGTTCAATATCACAGCTTCACTCACCACAAATACAAGCtgttcatcatcattgcttttaGCAACATAGTCAAACAAATTAACCGACTTCTCCGCCTTATAGGAAAGGCCTAATTATCAGCAACATGTCAATTAGCATCCTTATCTGATCCAGGAAAATATTTAGTACATAAACAGAAATTCTCACCAATCTTCCGTGCACCAACAGGTAGATACTTGGTAACAGGATTTTTAATAACATTAAGGAGCTTCTCACGCGTCCCCTCTGCTGTAATGCTCAACTTTTGCAATAACTGTGCTGCAATGTTATATAATATCATGCATGTCAGCACAGTTCACGAAAAGGGAACATAAAAGGTGCAGAACATGTACTACTTACACATCAAACCGCAGAAGCGTTTGAATGTTCGTGGCAGGCGAACATGAGGCTTGATTTCAAACAACACTCCTTTTTCAGTCCTAACATAAACAGCTTGTAACCTCCCAGCCTTAGTTAGAGGACTATCAAATATTGCTAGTAGTGCCTGCAAGCAAAATAGGATGAAATCCCAAAATTGTGTTACTCTTTAGCAAAATTAAGCGAGAAAATAATGAAAACAATTGGCAAGAGTCGACCCTTTTTGGCTCAAAACCACCCAGGTATTCATGCAGTCATATGAACTACAATAGCTAGTAGCTATTCAGAGACAAATATCGTCCAGGAGAGGAAACAAACGCCATGGCACGGAGGTCAAGCCCAAGGATGAGGGAGAGAGGAAACACTTTCGGGTAATATTCTAGTGTCTCAAATTAATTAATAGTTACAGGAAATTTAAAATACCTGGTAAATGATATCAGGCCTATAATCTGCTGGATTGCGATTCTGCTTCCTCAAATAATTAGCATGATCATCCGAATTCAAGATTTGCATAGCCTATAGAAATTGTTAGAAGAATCATTAGAGCTAAGATAAATGTACAACTCAGCATCTGCTTAGTACAAAACGTATTGATATATTTAATCATCAGAAGGAAATATTACTGCCAATTAAAGTTAGTTAACACAGCCTTGTAAATTATCATTATAGTTTGTAGGAGCACTACTTGCTCTCTAAATCTTAGCAGCCACTGAATTTCCCATCCATACAGTGCATAATCATGCACAGCGCACCAACCTACATGCATGCACACAGTAACATCCAAAGGAAAGGGAAGACAAATTCCAAACTCCATTTGGTTACACAACATGAATTGCCAGTATCCTTGGATAAATCCATATTCCAAATCCAGGGAATCATGGTACTCCGTATCAAAGAATTTATAAGTTAAACAGCAGCACAAGACCATAGAAATATCTTGCTTAATATTTTTCAAGTAGTGCTCAAGATTCTAGCCATAAGCAAACTCACATGAAGAGCTTCCACAGAATAGAGAACAGCAATACAACCTATGATGTACTGTGCGGCGTTTGGTATGTCAATAAAAAGCAGAATTTTAGTTAGGAAATCAGAAGTCCTACCGGCCGAATGGATTGCCATACGGCAGAGCTTCAAACTGAAGTGATGTGTTTACCGGTGAAAACTAAAGGATTTGCCCGAATTGAAATTCTGAAAAGATTAAATATACTACTCACAGACACCCCAATCTATGTATGACAGTCCCAAATGTGATCTGTTTCAGTCAGTGATATCGCTCCCGAGTTCAGTTGTTCCACTTTTTGCCCTACTTGTATAAATTAAACGACCAAATGGACGAACCAGCTACTCGAACAAATTTGGCTCTATTCGAACACTAACCACCAATCCGGAAACACTCAATCAAAGTTAGCAATAAACTAAAAGCCTGAATAGTAGCATACCTTGCCCACTTTGCCGACCTCGAGGCAGGCCCTCTCGAGCACGAAGATGACGCCCGGCCGCCGCTTGGGGTCAACAGGCCGGGGCATGATGGGGATCCCCTCTTCCACATCCTCGGCCTCAgccgccgccccttccccttccgttGCATCCCCCTCCTCTTCATCCGGCGGAGCAAACTCCTCCGCCTCGTCTTCAAGCTTCCGCTGCTTCTTCCCCTTGGCCGCGCATGGTgtttcctccgcctcgtcggcgaCCGGAGGGGGGGCGAGCAAGGCCCCGCCTTGCTCAAGCTTCCGCTTCTTCTTCCCCTTGGCTGCGTAGGAGCGCCCCATCTTCGCGCACAGCGCTGCCTCGGGCTGCTGGGGTTTTGgttagggagagggagagagagaggcttAGGGTTTCTGGGGATGCACTGCAACTGCAAGCAGGGCCGCGTTCAAGCGATAAGCATGGCACGCCTGCTAAACAGGCCGGCCTGGCACGGCTGCCGAACGACCGGCCTGCGTGCTTTCTGGCCTTTTTGGGCGATTTGGATCTTCGGGGCCTTTTATGCCTAATTAGTTTTGAAAATTCAGATGAATCCTAAAATTATTGCTCAAAAAAAGGTAAATCCTAAAATTCAGAACAATATTCTAAAAAATAAGAAAAACGAGGCAAAGTGTCATATGGGATAATTATTAAGCTTTGTTAGTAGCTATTTCATTCAAACCTTCCATCAGCGGGAAGGAAAGAAAAAGCTACAGTTTGCTCCAAATTACACTAAGGCGTTTTTGCatccgggagcatatgcttctgatttttgaaacaaattctagatgcattttaaaatgtcaGAAAAATTCGGACAGAAAATTGACACATACATGTCAACATTCTATAtgctcataaagttgtttcactgaaaaccgacattttttgtgtcgtggaagaaaaaaacaaaatttggtgATTAAAAAAGAGCTTGTATTTCTTTATCTTTTTAAAACATGTCATAACAAATATTAGTTTTTTGCAGAACTTGGCATGCGCACATATAGTATTGATGTATAAGCCCTAATtttttgtttagatttttttgatattttcaaaTATGTTTTTAGATAGCAGAAGCATATGCATCCAAGTTAAAAAGTGTATTTACGAGTACCTCACCACCCACTGACGCCTTAACGTTATGGCGGCGCGCAGGTCCTGGTGTcaagcctaagagcatctccagccgcgtcccccaaaatgTCTTCCAAACGCCGTTGGATCAAGCGATTGGGGAATATGTTTCCTTCGTGCCGTGTTTGAGGAACGTCGCTCCACAGCCGCGTCCCAAAAAAACGCACctcaaataaataaaaatgcacgaaaataaaggtttcattcaaatttgatgataTATTACAAGTTCGAATAAAAATGGCTAGATTTTATCTAACCCTAGCCTACTGGCCACCCGACGGTGCGTTCGACGACCCTGCcccatcgtcgcctcccctccgtcgcagctcctgctgcgagctgtaagggtacattgcccctatgtgtggttttggtaattaatgacaacccctatgggctaatgttttcattgagtttatatgaaggaatattccataggtactacttgtacttcatgtgttggattcaagtatggatgccatgaagataaaggtataccttgtgtattggcatcaagatcatcgatacaaggttgagttcggcaagttcaagatgagcatcttgagtgaatcacatgcttgaagcttgccgtccatttggtgataatggacatgtgaagatgtgcatcaatggagctttcccatcatagtgtagagtatttgtgagtcttcacgaagcaacattgatcaagtgaggcattccggcttgtgtagagcttgaagagttatcatcaagatcaagcgggatgcgcaaggcaatggTATgatcttgataggttttccttttaccggtctcaaggtggttgatgggagaccggattataggatagatagccgcactattaagaggggctttcggttgggtaaattgatcacatcgtcttagggagctcaattctttgcatactttgcatattcttattgcttcttggtgtttctatgtgtaaggttcttgagcttgttgctagctttacaacaagctgaaagaacatctctcatattatgttttgtgtgtttgatgtcaatgtatgtgatacactaatggttgtttaagtggtacatgaATTACATAGATACATCTGTATACGTGTTGGATGTGCTCAGTTTTGTCAAAATGCTGTTGCAAAAAtattcatcaggccggataatccgggccggatatttccaaaatatccggcccccagaaattcggctaaggacttggggaaatgcagctcagtataggggccggacatttgcccggatattgtcccggttttgtaccagggccggattatccgggccggatatttcaagaatatccggccccctcgaaaatggctaaggatttgAAGAATTGCCTCTCTGGACAGggcccggatatttgcccggacattgtcatggttttgttcctggagggcggattatccggggggggcggattatccggcccttacttagggcggattatccggcctcccGATAtgcacaacggctggattttggggaggggtatttatacccctcttcttcttccttacctctttgctcaatcattgcacaagaaatctgccaagcttcacctccattagagccacctcaagaaacacaagatttgcaagatctccttcctcccccaaccaaatctcttgatctttggagattcgaaggagaagccaccgatctacatcctcaccgaagcgtttttcatttcccctcatttgtttgagggatctcatgctagtgttcctatttggttccctagttgatttgttgttgatgtgttgttgttgattgttgtattgttacagatttgggagcctccaatttggttgtggatgtgtgccccaagaactttgtaaaggcccggtttccgcctcgaggaaatcccttagtggaagtgggctaggccttcgtggcgttgctcacaggagatctgagtgaagccttcgtggctgttggtttggcttgtgtagcaaccacactcctccaaacgtagacgtaccttcttgcaaaggaagggaactacgggaatcatctccgtgtcatcgcgtgctccactctcggttaactctatcccattctatctcctatattgcgtagctatatcttgcttacttgatatccttgtcatataggtaaattcacttagttgcatatctagagaatttacctttg includes:
- the LOC124690039 gene encoding phosphatidylinositol 4-kinase gamma 4-like, yielding MSSSGVAILSPLLERQVVHVSRCLPLLEPLDSVLIFVTMPGMAPMPMRVLGSESIASVKLRIQRTKGFVVTKQRLVFAGHELSQRNSHVRDYGLADGNVLHLVFRLADLRTITVETDSGEKFIYQVESSSKVGQLKNKVAAETGEELEDQRLVCDGEELEDNQLITDIGSSNGGGAAAVINLYIRAPARMKTQQVDNDTVVTVVNSEENDNLQIDALSLPKPACGGRALVEPIIVNEKVKLSPAIMEMIGATMAGLDNGHLPLMSTEGSGGVYFMPDPLGQRNVAVFKPIDEEPMAENNPRGFPLSVDGEGLKRGTRVGEGALREVAAYVLDHPVDGSKSCDSIGFSGVPPTALVHCLHMGKGFKIGSLQMFVENHGSCEDMGPRDFPVQEVQKIAVLDIRLANADRHAGNVLVCRDAEDDLKLVPIDHGYCLPEKFEDCTFEWLYWPQSREPFSDETTSYIASLDAGKDIALLKFYGWNLPPQCARVLYISTMLLKKGAQRGLTPYDVGSIMCRKTVKRESGIEVIINEAEDAVLPGTSEETFMEAVSEVMDRHLDDMLSKLKQNK
- the LOC124687120 gene encoding ribosomal RNA small subunit methyltransferase nep-1-like, with the protein product MGRSYAAKGKKKRKLEQGGALLAPPPVADEAEETPCAAKGKKQRKLEDEAEEFAPPDEEEGDATEGEGAAAEAEDVEEGIPIMPRPVDPKRRPGVIFVLERACLEVGKVGKAMQILNSDDHANYLRKQNRNPADYRPDIIYQALLAIFDSPLTKAGRLQAVYVRTEKGVLFEIKPHVRLPRTFKRFCGLMSQLLQKLSITAEGTREKLLNVIKNPVTKYLPVGARKIGLSYKAEKSVNLFDYVAKSNDDEQLVFVVGAMAHGKIEKEYSDDYIQICSYPLSAACCLNRICSSLEQKWNIR